In the Lepisosteus oculatus isolate fLepOcu1 chromosome 6, fLepOcu1.hap2, whole genome shotgun sequence genome, one interval contains:
- the LOC102687028 gene encoding thioredoxin domain-containing protein 6 isoform X3, translating into MASRKKEVQIQAEITSQEQWNEAMSAPGLTVVDVYQNWCGPCKAVQNLFRKIKMEYGDDLLHFAVAEAQSVEELCPFEGKCEPVFLFYSGGKAVGIVRGVKGPLLQKTILEKLEEEKKKQEMGSEYVPEVHDISFEEDTGKLEKMHSASYYVAIIKPDAVAAGKVEEIKEKAIKAGFCLVAEEERILTEQQIKDFYQAKADQPQFEELVQFMSSRPIHVLILSRKSGNSKKDDSAWAELIGPADVDVIKPPKRPRSSRDIQEKLELSSHDSKELASRELAFFFPSFGEDEGKQTTEGGYKPKIQKTLALIRPSLLREKKGEILKTIHESGFQIAMQKELTLTEEQVTEFYKDHAGQEYFPSLIKHMMSGPVLALALTREDAVQHWRKLLGPKTINEAKGKAPDSLRAQFAVDNVPINQLHGSSSPEEAQKNLNFFFPVEHTLAVIKPDAAKEHRDDIINSIKEAGFCISQVKETKLTKEMAAEFYKDHQGKVFYDQLVDYMSQGPSVMMILSKENAIEEWRNTIGPVDPDVARQIDPNSLRAQFARSVLENALHGSSSVDHAKKNIRFIFGDIDLK; encoded by the exons ATGGCAAGCAGAAAGAAGGAGGTTCAGATACAG gCCGAAATTACAAGCCAGGAACAATGGAATGAGGCAATGTCTGCTCCAGGTCTCACAG TTGTAGATGTCTATCAGAATTGGTGTGGGCCATGCAAAGCAGTCCAAAACctcttcagaaaaataaaaatggaatatgGGGATGACCTCCTGCATTTTGCTGTT GCTGAAGCTCAAAGTGTCGAAGAGCTATGTCCATTTGAAGGGAAGTGCGAACCTGTCTTCCTCTTTTATTCT GGTGGCAAAGCAGTGGGAATTGTGAGGGGAGTGAAAGGACCTCTTCTGCAAAAGACAATTTTAGAGAAACTGgaagaagagaagaagaaacaaGAAATGGGTTCAGAATATGTTCCTGAA GTTCACGACATTTCTTTTGAAGAAGATACAGGAAAGCTTGAGAAAATGCACTCAG CTTCCTACTATGTAGCTATTATCAAGCCAGATGCTGTAGCAGCTGGTAAAGTGGAGGAAATCAAGGAaaaa GCTATAAAAGCAGGATTCTGTCTTGTTGCTGAGGAAGAGAGAATACttacagaacaacagatcaaGGATTTTTACCAGGCCAAAGCTGATCAA CCACAGTTTGAAGAGCTTGTGCAGTTCATGTCAAGCAGACCCATTCACGTGCTGATATTGAGCAGGAAAAGTGGAAACAGCAAAAAAGATGATTCCGCCTGGGCAGAATTAATTGGTCCTGCAGATGTTGATGTAATTAAGCCACCAAAGCG TCCCAGGTCAAGCCGTGACATCCAAGAGAAACTAGAACTGTCAAGTCATGACAGCAAGGAGCTTGCAAGCAGGGAGTTAGCATTCTTCTTTCCATCCTTTGGTGAAGATGAAGGGAAGCAAACCACAGAAGGAGGGTACAAACCCAAAATCCAAAAAACTCTGGCTCTTATTCGCCCTAGTCTCCTCAGAGAAAAGAAAG GTGAGATCCTGAAGACAATTCATGAATCTGGCTTCCAAATTGCAATGCAAAAGGAATTGACCCTAACAGAGGAGCAAGTGACAGAGTTCTACAAGGATCATGCCGGCCAAGAGTACTTTCCGAGTCTGATAAAGCATATGATGAG TGGTCCTGTTCTGGCATTGGCTTTGACCCGAGAGGATGCAGTGCAACACTGGAGAAAGTTGTTGGGTCCAAAAACGATCAATGAAGCGAAAGGAAAAGCACCTGACAG CCTGCGTGCTCAGTTTGCTGTTGACAATGTGCCAATCAACCAGTTGCATGGCAGCTCATCTCCTGAGGAAGCACAGAAAAATCTCAACTTTTTCTTCCCTGTTGAGCACACCCTGGCTGTTATTAAACCTGATGCTGCCAAAGAACACAGAG atgatatTATAAACAGTATCAAAGAAGCAGGGTTTTGCATTTCACAAGTAAAAGAGACCAAGTTAACCAAAGAAATGGCTGCAGAGTTTTATAAGGATCACCAAGGAAAAGTGTTTTACGATCAGCTCGTCGATTACATGTCCCA GGGTCCATCCGTGATGATGATTCTTAGTAAAGAGAATGCTATTGAGGAATGGAGGAACACGATAGGCCCTGTGGATCCAGATGTAGCCAGGCAAATCGATCCTAACTCCCTTCGAGCTCAGTTCGCCAGAAGTGTGCTGGAGAATGCACTTCATGGATCTTCCAGTGTGGACCATGCTAAGAAAAACATTCGATTCATATTTGGCGATATTGACTTGAAGTGA
- the LOC102687028 gene encoding thioredoxin domain-containing protein 6 isoform X5, with product MASRKKEVQIQAEITSQEQWNEAMSAPGLTVVDVYQNWCGPCKAVQNLFRKIKMEYGDDLLHFAVAEAQSVEELCPFEGKCEPVFLFYSGGKAVGIVRGVKGPLLQKTILEKLEEEKKKQEMGSEYVPEVHDISFEEDTGKLEKMHSASYYVAIIKPDAVAAGKVEEIKEKPQFEELVQFMSSRPIHVLILSRKSGNSKKDDSAWAELIGPADVDVIKPPKRPRSSRDIQEKLELSSHDSKELASRELAFFFPSFGEDEGKQTTEGGYKPKIQKTLALIRPSLLREKKGEILKTIHESGFQIAMQKELTLTEEQVTEFYKDHAGQEYFPSLIKHMMSGPVLALALTREDAVQHWRKLLGPKTINEAKGKAPDSLRAQFAVDNVPINQLHGSSSPEEAQKNLNFFFPVEHTLAVIKPDAAKEHRDDIINSIKEAGFCISQVKETKLTKEMAAEFYKDHQGKVFYDQLVDYMSQGPSVMMILSKENAIEEWRNTIGPVDPDVARQIDPNSLRAQFARSVLENALHGSSSVDHAKKNIRFIFGDIDLK from the exons ATGGCAAGCAGAAAGAAGGAGGTTCAGATACAG gCCGAAATTACAAGCCAGGAACAATGGAATGAGGCAATGTCTGCTCCAGGTCTCACAG TTGTAGATGTCTATCAGAATTGGTGTGGGCCATGCAAAGCAGTCCAAAACctcttcagaaaaataaaaatggaatatgGGGATGACCTCCTGCATTTTGCTGTT GCTGAAGCTCAAAGTGTCGAAGAGCTATGTCCATTTGAAGGGAAGTGCGAACCTGTCTTCCTCTTTTATTCT GGTGGCAAAGCAGTGGGAATTGTGAGGGGAGTGAAAGGACCTCTTCTGCAAAAGACAATTTTAGAGAAACTGgaagaagagaagaagaaacaaGAAATGGGTTCAGAATATGTTCCTGAA GTTCACGACATTTCTTTTGAAGAAGATACAGGAAAGCTTGAGAAAATGCACTCAG CTTCCTACTATGTAGCTATTATCAAGCCAGATGCTGTAGCAGCTGGTAAAGTGGAGGAAATCAAGGAaaaa CCACAGTTTGAAGAGCTTGTGCAGTTCATGTCAAGCAGACCCATTCACGTGCTGATATTGAGCAGGAAAAGTGGAAACAGCAAAAAAGATGATTCCGCCTGGGCAGAATTAATTGGTCCTGCAGATGTTGATGTAATTAAGCCACCAAAGCG TCCCAGGTCAAGCCGTGACATCCAAGAGAAACTAGAACTGTCAAGTCATGACAGCAAGGAGCTTGCAAGCAGGGAGTTAGCATTCTTCTTTCCATCCTTTGGTGAAGATGAAGGGAAGCAAACCACAGAAGGAGGGTACAAACCCAAAATCCAAAAAACTCTGGCTCTTATTCGCCCTAGTCTCCTCAGAGAAAAGAAAG GTGAGATCCTGAAGACAATTCATGAATCTGGCTTCCAAATTGCAATGCAAAAGGAATTGACCCTAACAGAGGAGCAAGTGACAGAGTTCTACAAGGATCATGCCGGCCAAGAGTACTTTCCGAGTCTGATAAAGCATATGATGAG TGGTCCTGTTCTGGCATTGGCTTTGACCCGAGAGGATGCAGTGCAACACTGGAGAAAGTTGTTGGGTCCAAAAACGATCAATGAAGCGAAAGGAAAAGCACCTGACAG CCTGCGTGCTCAGTTTGCTGTTGACAATGTGCCAATCAACCAGTTGCATGGCAGCTCATCTCCTGAGGAAGCACAGAAAAATCTCAACTTTTTCTTCCCTGTTGAGCACACCCTGGCTGTTATTAAACCTGATGCTGCCAAAGAACACAGAG atgatatTATAAACAGTATCAAAGAAGCAGGGTTTTGCATTTCACAAGTAAAAGAGACCAAGTTAACCAAAGAAATGGCTGCAGAGTTTTATAAGGATCACCAAGGAAAAGTGTTTTACGATCAGCTCGTCGATTACATGTCCCA GGGTCCATCCGTGATGATGATTCTTAGTAAAGAGAATGCTATTGAGGAATGGAGGAACACGATAGGCCCTGTGGATCCAGATGTAGCCAGGCAAATCGATCCTAACTCCCTTCGAGCTCAGTTCGCCAGAAGTGTGCTGGAGAATGCACTTCATGGATCTTCCAGTGTGGACCATGCTAAGAAAAACATTCGATTCATATTTGGCGATATTGACTTGAAGTGA
- the LOC102687028 gene encoding thioredoxin domain-containing protein 6 isoform X1 has product MASRKKEVQIQAEITSQEQWNEAMSAPGLTVVDVYQNWCGPCKAVQNLFRKIKMEYGDDLLHFAVAEAQSVEELCPFEGKCEPVFLFYSGGKAVGIVRGVKGPLLQKTILEKLEEEKKKQEMGSEYVPEVHDISFEEDTGKLEKMHSGETNEDQSASYYVAIIKPDAVAAGKVEEIKEKAIKAGFCLVAEEERILTEQQIKDFYQAKADQPQFEELVQFMSSRPIHVLILSRKSGNSKKDDSAWAELIGPADVDVIKPPKRPRSSRDIQEKLELSSHDSKELASRELAFFFPSFGEDEGKQTTEGGYKPKIQKTLALIRPSLLREKKGEILKTIHESGFQIAMQKELTLTEEQVTEFYKDHAGQEYFPSLIKHMMSGPVLALALTREDAVQHWRKLLGPKTINEAKGKAPDSLRAQFAVDNVPINQLHGSSSPEEAQKNLNFFFPVEHTLAVIKPDAAKEHRDDIINSIKEAGFCISQVKETKLTKEMAAEFYKDHQGKVFYDQLVDYMSQGPSVMMILSKENAIEEWRNTIGPVDPDVARQIDPNSLRAQFARSVLENALHGSSSVDHAKKNIRFIFGDIDLK; this is encoded by the exons ATGGCAAGCAGAAAGAAGGAGGTTCAGATACAG gCCGAAATTACAAGCCAGGAACAATGGAATGAGGCAATGTCTGCTCCAGGTCTCACAG TTGTAGATGTCTATCAGAATTGGTGTGGGCCATGCAAAGCAGTCCAAAACctcttcagaaaaataaaaatggaatatgGGGATGACCTCCTGCATTTTGCTGTT GCTGAAGCTCAAAGTGTCGAAGAGCTATGTCCATTTGAAGGGAAGTGCGAACCTGTCTTCCTCTTTTATTCT GGTGGCAAAGCAGTGGGAATTGTGAGGGGAGTGAAAGGACCTCTTCTGCAAAAGACAATTTTAGAGAAACTGgaagaagagaagaagaaacaaGAAATGGGTTCAGAATATGTTCCTGAA GTTCACGACATTTCTTTTGAAGAAGATACAGGAAAGCTTGAGAAAATGCACTCAGGTGAAACAAATGAAGATCAAAGTG CTTCCTACTATGTAGCTATTATCAAGCCAGATGCTGTAGCAGCTGGTAAAGTGGAGGAAATCAAGGAaaaa GCTATAAAAGCAGGATTCTGTCTTGTTGCTGAGGAAGAGAGAATACttacagaacaacagatcaaGGATTTTTACCAGGCCAAAGCTGATCAA CCACAGTTTGAAGAGCTTGTGCAGTTCATGTCAAGCAGACCCATTCACGTGCTGATATTGAGCAGGAAAAGTGGAAACAGCAAAAAAGATGATTCCGCCTGGGCAGAATTAATTGGTCCTGCAGATGTTGATGTAATTAAGCCACCAAAGCG TCCCAGGTCAAGCCGTGACATCCAAGAGAAACTAGAACTGTCAAGTCATGACAGCAAGGAGCTTGCAAGCAGGGAGTTAGCATTCTTCTTTCCATCCTTTGGTGAAGATGAAGGGAAGCAAACCACAGAAGGAGGGTACAAACCCAAAATCCAAAAAACTCTGGCTCTTATTCGCCCTAGTCTCCTCAGAGAAAAGAAAG GTGAGATCCTGAAGACAATTCATGAATCTGGCTTCCAAATTGCAATGCAAAAGGAATTGACCCTAACAGAGGAGCAAGTGACAGAGTTCTACAAGGATCATGCCGGCCAAGAGTACTTTCCGAGTCTGATAAAGCATATGATGAG TGGTCCTGTTCTGGCATTGGCTTTGACCCGAGAGGATGCAGTGCAACACTGGAGAAAGTTGTTGGGTCCAAAAACGATCAATGAAGCGAAAGGAAAAGCACCTGACAG CCTGCGTGCTCAGTTTGCTGTTGACAATGTGCCAATCAACCAGTTGCATGGCAGCTCATCTCCTGAGGAAGCACAGAAAAATCTCAACTTTTTCTTCCCTGTTGAGCACACCCTGGCTGTTATTAAACCTGATGCTGCCAAAGAACACAGAG atgatatTATAAACAGTATCAAAGAAGCAGGGTTTTGCATTTCACAAGTAAAAGAGACCAAGTTAACCAAAGAAATGGCTGCAGAGTTTTATAAGGATCACCAAGGAAAAGTGTTTTACGATCAGCTCGTCGATTACATGTCCCA GGGTCCATCCGTGATGATGATTCTTAGTAAAGAGAATGCTATTGAGGAATGGAGGAACACGATAGGCCCTGTGGATCCAGATGTAGCCAGGCAAATCGATCCTAACTCCCTTCGAGCTCAGTTCGCCAGAAGTGTGCTGGAGAATGCACTTCATGGATCTTCCAGTGTGGACCATGCTAAGAAAAACATTCGATTCATATTTGGCGATATTGACTTGAAGTGA
- the LOC102687028 gene encoding thioredoxin domain-containing protein 6 isoform X4 has protein sequence MASRKKEVQIQAEITSQEQWNEAMSAPGLTVVDVYQNWCGPCKAVQNLFRKIKMEYGDDLLHFAVAEAQSVEELCPFEGKCEPVFLFYSGGKAVGIVRGVKGPLLQKTILEKLEEEKKKQEMGSEYVPEVHDISFEEDTGKLEKMHSGETNEDQSASYYVAIIKPDAVAAGKVEEIKEKPQFEELVQFMSSRPIHVLILSRKSGNSKKDDSAWAELIGPADVDVIKPPKRPRSSRDIQEKLELSSHDSKELASRELAFFFPSFGEDEGKQTTEGGYKPKIQKTLALIRPSLLREKKGEILKTIHESGFQIAMQKELTLTEEQVTEFYKDHAGQEYFPSLIKHMMSGPVLALALTREDAVQHWRKLLGPKTINEAKGKAPDSLRAQFAVDNVPINQLHGSSSPEEAQKNLNFFFPVEHTLAVIKPDAAKEHRDDIINSIKEAGFCISQVKETKLTKEMAAEFYKDHQGKVFYDQLVDYMSQGPSVMMILSKENAIEEWRNTIGPVDPDVARQIDPNSLRAQFARSVLENALHGSSSVDHAKKNIRFIFGDIDLK, from the exons ATGGCAAGCAGAAAGAAGGAGGTTCAGATACAG gCCGAAATTACAAGCCAGGAACAATGGAATGAGGCAATGTCTGCTCCAGGTCTCACAG TTGTAGATGTCTATCAGAATTGGTGTGGGCCATGCAAAGCAGTCCAAAACctcttcagaaaaataaaaatggaatatgGGGATGACCTCCTGCATTTTGCTGTT GCTGAAGCTCAAAGTGTCGAAGAGCTATGTCCATTTGAAGGGAAGTGCGAACCTGTCTTCCTCTTTTATTCT GGTGGCAAAGCAGTGGGAATTGTGAGGGGAGTGAAAGGACCTCTTCTGCAAAAGACAATTTTAGAGAAACTGgaagaagagaagaagaaacaaGAAATGGGTTCAGAATATGTTCCTGAA GTTCACGACATTTCTTTTGAAGAAGATACAGGAAAGCTTGAGAAAATGCACTCAGGTGAAACAAATGAAGATCAAAGTG CTTCCTACTATGTAGCTATTATCAAGCCAGATGCTGTAGCAGCTGGTAAAGTGGAGGAAATCAAGGAaaaa CCACAGTTTGAAGAGCTTGTGCAGTTCATGTCAAGCAGACCCATTCACGTGCTGATATTGAGCAGGAAAAGTGGAAACAGCAAAAAAGATGATTCCGCCTGGGCAGAATTAATTGGTCCTGCAGATGTTGATGTAATTAAGCCACCAAAGCG TCCCAGGTCAAGCCGTGACATCCAAGAGAAACTAGAACTGTCAAGTCATGACAGCAAGGAGCTTGCAAGCAGGGAGTTAGCATTCTTCTTTCCATCCTTTGGTGAAGATGAAGGGAAGCAAACCACAGAAGGAGGGTACAAACCCAAAATCCAAAAAACTCTGGCTCTTATTCGCCCTAGTCTCCTCAGAGAAAAGAAAG GTGAGATCCTGAAGACAATTCATGAATCTGGCTTCCAAATTGCAATGCAAAAGGAATTGACCCTAACAGAGGAGCAAGTGACAGAGTTCTACAAGGATCATGCCGGCCAAGAGTACTTTCCGAGTCTGATAAAGCATATGATGAG TGGTCCTGTTCTGGCATTGGCTTTGACCCGAGAGGATGCAGTGCAACACTGGAGAAAGTTGTTGGGTCCAAAAACGATCAATGAAGCGAAAGGAAAAGCACCTGACAG CCTGCGTGCTCAGTTTGCTGTTGACAATGTGCCAATCAACCAGTTGCATGGCAGCTCATCTCCTGAGGAAGCACAGAAAAATCTCAACTTTTTCTTCCCTGTTGAGCACACCCTGGCTGTTATTAAACCTGATGCTGCCAAAGAACACAGAG atgatatTATAAACAGTATCAAAGAAGCAGGGTTTTGCATTTCACAAGTAAAAGAGACCAAGTTAACCAAAGAAATGGCTGCAGAGTTTTATAAGGATCACCAAGGAAAAGTGTTTTACGATCAGCTCGTCGATTACATGTCCCA GGGTCCATCCGTGATGATGATTCTTAGTAAAGAGAATGCTATTGAGGAATGGAGGAACACGATAGGCCCTGTGGATCCAGATGTAGCCAGGCAAATCGATCCTAACTCCCTTCGAGCTCAGTTCGCCAGAAGTGTGCTGGAGAATGCACTTCATGGATCTTCCAGTGTGGACCATGCTAAGAAAAACATTCGATTCATATTTGGCGATATTGACTTGAAGTGA
- the LOC102687028 gene encoding thioredoxin domain-containing protein 6 isoform X2: MASRKKEVQIQAEITSQEQWNEAMSAPGLTVVDVYQNWCGPCKAVQNLFRKIKMEYGDDLLHFAVAEAQSVEELCPFEGKCEPVFLFYSGGKAVGIVRGVKGPLLQKTILEKLEEEKKKQEMGSEYVPEVHDISFEEDTGKLEKMHSGETNEDQSASYYVAIIKPDAVAAGKVEEIKEKAIKAGFCLVAEEERILTEQQIKDFYQAKADQFEELVQFMSSRPIHVLILSRKSGNSKKDDSAWAELIGPADVDVIKPPKRPRSSRDIQEKLELSSHDSKELASRELAFFFPSFGEDEGKQTTEGGYKPKIQKTLALIRPSLLREKKGEILKTIHESGFQIAMQKELTLTEEQVTEFYKDHAGQEYFPSLIKHMMSGPVLALALTREDAVQHWRKLLGPKTINEAKGKAPDSLRAQFAVDNVPINQLHGSSSPEEAQKNLNFFFPVEHTLAVIKPDAAKEHRDDIINSIKEAGFCISQVKETKLTKEMAAEFYKDHQGKVFYDQLVDYMSQGPSVMMILSKENAIEEWRNTIGPVDPDVARQIDPNSLRAQFARSVLENALHGSSSVDHAKKNIRFIFGDIDLK; encoded by the exons ATGGCAAGCAGAAAGAAGGAGGTTCAGATACAG gCCGAAATTACAAGCCAGGAACAATGGAATGAGGCAATGTCTGCTCCAGGTCTCACAG TTGTAGATGTCTATCAGAATTGGTGTGGGCCATGCAAAGCAGTCCAAAACctcttcagaaaaataaaaatggaatatgGGGATGACCTCCTGCATTTTGCTGTT GCTGAAGCTCAAAGTGTCGAAGAGCTATGTCCATTTGAAGGGAAGTGCGAACCTGTCTTCCTCTTTTATTCT GGTGGCAAAGCAGTGGGAATTGTGAGGGGAGTGAAAGGACCTCTTCTGCAAAAGACAATTTTAGAGAAACTGgaagaagagaagaagaaacaaGAAATGGGTTCAGAATATGTTCCTGAA GTTCACGACATTTCTTTTGAAGAAGATACAGGAAAGCTTGAGAAAATGCACTCAGGTGAAACAAATGAAGATCAAAGTG CTTCCTACTATGTAGCTATTATCAAGCCAGATGCTGTAGCAGCTGGTAAAGTGGAGGAAATCAAGGAaaaa GCTATAAAAGCAGGATTCTGTCTTGTTGCTGAGGAAGAGAGAATACttacagaacaacagatcaaGGATTTTTACCAGGCCAAAGCTGATCAA TTTGAAGAGCTTGTGCAGTTCATGTCAAGCAGACCCATTCACGTGCTGATATTGAGCAGGAAAAGTGGAAACAGCAAAAAAGATGATTCCGCCTGGGCAGAATTAATTGGTCCTGCAGATGTTGATGTAATTAAGCCACCAAAGCG TCCCAGGTCAAGCCGTGACATCCAAGAGAAACTAGAACTGTCAAGTCATGACAGCAAGGAGCTTGCAAGCAGGGAGTTAGCATTCTTCTTTCCATCCTTTGGTGAAGATGAAGGGAAGCAAACCACAGAAGGAGGGTACAAACCCAAAATCCAAAAAACTCTGGCTCTTATTCGCCCTAGTCTCCTCAGAGAAAAGAAAG GTGAGATCCTGAAGACAATTCATGAATCTGGCTTCCAAATTGCAATGCAAAAGGAATTGACCCTAACAGAGGAGCAAGTGACAGAGTTCTACAAGGATCATGCCGGCCAAGAGTACTTTCCGAGTCTGATAAAGCATATGATGAG TGGTCCTGTTCTGGCATTGGCTTTGACCCGAGAGGATGCAGTGCAACACTGGAGAAAGTTGTTGGGTCCAAAAACGATCAATGAAGCGAAAGGAAAAGCACCTGACAG CCTGCGTGCTCAGTTTGCTGTTGACAATGTGCCAATCAACCAGTTGCATGGCAGCTCATCTCCTGAGGAAGCACAGAAAAATCTCAACTTTTTCTTCCCTGTTGAGCACACCCTGGCTGTTATTAAACCTGATGCTGCCAAAGAACACAGAG atgatatTATAAACAGTATCAAAGAAGCAGGGTTTTGCATTTCACAAGTAAAAGAGACCAAGTTAACCAAAGAAATGGCTGCAGAGTTTTATAAGGATCACCAAGGAAAAGTGTTTTACGATCAGCTCGTCGATTACATGTCCCA GGGTCCATCCGTGATGATGATTCTTAGTAAAGAGAATGCTATTGAGGAATGGAGGAACACGATAGGCCCTGTGGATCCAGATGTAGCCAGGCAAATCGATCCTAACTCCCTTCGAGCTCAGTTCGCCAGAAGTGTGCTGGAGAATGCACTTCATGGATCTTCCAGTGTGGACCATGCTAAGAAAAACATTCGATTCATATTTGGCGATATTGACTTGAAGTGA